The Fibrobacter sp. UWB5 genomic sequence CGATACCGAACGTAATACCCTTACCGAATTTAACAGCAGCAATACCAAGCTTTTGAATGTTGAACAGGTCAAGGAAAAACTCCTTACTTTGAGCTACATTCGCGAAGAACTCGCTAAGGCGGGCAAGTAAATGAATATTCTTGTTACTGGAGCCAAGGGCTTTGTTGGCCGCAATTTGGTTGCGGCTCTCGAATGTATCCGCGATGGCAAGGATCGTACCCATGCGGGGCTTGTCGTAAATGAAATTTATGGCTATGATATTGACTCTACGCCGAAACAGTTGGATGAATATTGCGCCAAGGCCGACTTTGTGTTTAACTTGGCTGGCGTGAATCGTCCGAAAGATAACAGCGAATTTATGGCTGGAAATTTCGGCTTTGCTAGCACATTGCTCGATACGCTCAAAAAGCATAATAACAAGTGCCCCGTGATGCTCAGCAGTAGTATTCAGGCTACGCTTGCAGGTCGTTTCGGCAATAGTGAATATGGCCGTAGCAAAAAAGCTGGCGAAGAACTGTTCTTTGAATACGGTAAAGAAAACGGCGTGCGTGTGCTGGTTTATCGTTTCCCGAACTTGTTCGGCAAGTGGTGCCGCCCGAACTACAACAGCGCCGTGGCAACCTTCTGCAATAACATCGCAAACGACTTGCCCATTCAGGTGAATGATCCGAATGTGGACATGGAATTGCTCTATATTGACGACTTGGTTGCTGAAATGATTGCTGCCCTGCAGGGTGGCGAACACCATGCCGAATTTGATGGTGTAGAAACCATTCTGAAAGATGACGGCAGATACTGCGCTGTTCCGACGGTCCACAAGATTAAACTCGGTGAAATCGTTGATTTGCTGAACGTGTTCCATAACCAGCCGAATACGTTGGTGATGCCGGAAATCCCGAACAATAGCTTTGCGAAGAAGCTTTATTCCACTTACTTGAGCTACTTGCCCAAAGAAAAGGTTTGTTTCCCGCTCAAGATGAACGTGGATGCTCGCGGTAGCTTCACTGAACTTTTGAAGACAGTGAATTGTGGTCAGTTTAGCGTGAATGTGTCTAAGCCGGGAATCACCAAGGGTGAACATTGGCACCACACTAAGTGGGAATTCTTTATCGTGGTTAGCGGTCGCGCCCTGATTCAGGAACGCAAGATTGGCACTGACGAATTGATTGAATTCGAAGTGAGCGGCGAAAAGATTGAAGCAGTTCACATGTTGCCTGGCTATACTCACAACATCATTAACCTCTCTGATACTGAGAATTTGGTAACTGTCATGTGGGCTAACGAATCTTTCGACCCCAACCATCCCGATACCTTCGGCGAAAAGGTAGCGCTATAGGGGTTGTTCTTATGGAAATTAGGACAAAAAAAGAATTAAAGTTCGTTATAAATGCCGATAGAATAATGAATGGTTGTTTTGGTGGGGGAATTCTCTGCAAAATAAAGCTTCTTTTGTTTCCTAATTATATAATTTCTTTCCTGAAAGAAATGCGTATAGTCTCTTATTACAAACATCAAAAAGGTGTTTTGAATAAAATCTTTTTAGGAGTACATTACGCAAGGTATCGTAAATTGGGATTGAAACTAGGCTTTTCTATAGGATATGATTCTCTTGGTTATGGGGTTGTTATTCCTCATTATGGTACGATTGTAATTGGTGGTTCTAATCGAATTGGAAATTATGCAGTTCTTCATACATCAACTTGCATATCCGATAATGGCAAAAATATTGGAGATGGTTTATATTTGTCTACAGGAGCAAAGATTACATCTAAGGTAAATTTGGGTAATGGAATTTCCATCGGAGCCAATTCTTTGGTAAATAAAGACTGTGTAGAGGATAATGTTTTACTTGCAGGAATGCCCGCGAAGGTTATTCGCCAATCTGAAATATGGTATATTAGGGATTCTTTTGATAAAAAAGTAGAAAGAATTGAGGAGCTGAAAAAACAATATGGAATTTAAAACAGACTACAGTGATGTGAAATTCGCCAATAACGGCAAGCTTAAACTTTTGATTATCGTGGGTACTCGCCCTGAAATCATTCGCCTTGCAGCCGTTATCGACAAATGCCGTAAGTACTTCGATTGCATCTTGGCGCATACGGGTCAGAACTATGACTACAATTTGAATGGCGTGTTCTTTAAGGACTTGAGCCTCAAGGATCCTGAAGTCTATATGGATGCAGTGGGCGATGACTTGGGCGCAACTGTGGGTAACATTATCAATTGCAGCTACAAGCTGATGGTTGCTTGCAAACCCGATGCTATGCTTATTCTTGGCGATACCAACAGCTGCCTTTCTGCTATTCCGGCAAAGCGCTTGCACATTCCTATCTTCCATATGGAAGCCGGTAACCGTTGCAAGGATGAATGTCTGCCCGAAGAAACCAACCGTCGCATCGTTGATATCATTAGCGATGTGAATATGGCATATTCTGAACATGCTCGCCGTTATTTGGCTGATTGTGGCTTGCCCAAGGAACGTACCTATGTGACGGGCAGCCCTATGGCAGAAGTCTTGCACAAGAATTTGGCTTCTATCGAGGCTAGCGATATTCATGCTCGTCTTGGCCTTACCAAGGGCAAGTACATTTTGCTGAGCGCCCACCGCGAAGAAAATATTGATACTGAAAAGAACTTCAATAGCCTCTTTACGGCTATCAACAAGATGGCTGAAAAGTACGATATGCCGATTCTTTACAGCTGTCATCCGCGTAGCCGCAATCGTCTTGCTGCTAGTGGCTTTAAGCTTGACAAGCGTGTGATTCAGCATGAACCTCTCGGCTTCCATGATTACAACTGCTTGCAGATGAACGCTTTTGCCGTCGTTAGCGATAGCGGTACGCTTCCTGAAGAAAGTTCTTTCTTTACGAGTGTCGGCCACCCGTTCCCGGCTGTGTGTATTCGTACCAGTACTGAACGCCCCGAAGCAATCGACAAGGCATGCTTCTTTATCGCAGGCATTGACGAAAAGTCTCTGTTGCAGGCTGTCGATACTGCCGTCACGATGAACGCTAATGGTGATTACGGCATCCCTGTGCCGGACTACGTTGAAGAAAATGCCAGCACGAAGGTTGTGAAAATCATTCAGAGCTACACCGGCATCGTTGATAAAATGGTCTGGCGAAAGTACTAATAATTTGACTGATACAAGAAATGGTCCCAAGGGGACCTTTCTTGTATCTTATAGAGATTGTATAAAATCTGTTCCCTAAAAGTGTATATGAAAGAATCTTTGGATGTTGTATTCTGTCATCTTTTGCGATTTGCATTGGGCGTGTCTCAGGTTTTTCCGTACAAGCCAACAGAAGAAGAATGGCAAAAACTTTTTAAAATGGCGAAACAACAGACCGTACAAGGAGTATTTTTCAATGCCATTTCTCGATTGCCCGTAGAACAACGACCGCCTCGCCGGTTAACCATGCATTTATCATTTATTACAGAGGCGATTCGTGGAAAAAATCGTCAAATGAACCAGGAATCGGCTCGTTATACACAGCTATTTGACGGACAAGGCGTTCAATGCATTGTTCTAAAAGGCCAAGCGAACGCACGTTTATACCCTGACCCACTGTCAAGGCAGGCTGGAGATATTGATATCTGGGTGCCAGGCGGCTATGATAAGGTGGAACATTTGCTGCTTGATATGGGGCTTATTTCTGGACGTAAAGATTCGTATAAAGAATCTCGCCATATTAGTTTTCGCAATGAGAATGACATAGAAATCGAGATTCATCATAGACCTACGGAAAGTTTGTTTAGGAACAAGGAACTCCAAGAAGTTCTCTTCACTGAATTGAAAAATTCAACACTTGTACCCGAGGGGTTTTATTCGCCGAGCATTCGTTTTGCGTTGATAATGCAGTTGCAACACCTATATTATCATTGTGTCAATGAAGGCGTTGGGTTTCGTCACTTTATGGATTACTTTATATTGCTTACGCATTCAAGTGATGATGATCGAAAGTTCGTATGGGGTAAAATAAGGCAATTTGGCTTGACGAGGGCTTGTGCGGGAATAATGTGGGTCCTTGAAAAAACGTTTGGTCTCTCGCGCGAAATGATGCTCTGTGCTCCGGATGAGAAAAGAGGATTGCGTTTATACAAGAACACCATAATCGGTGGAAATTTCGGACGAAATAATCCGCAAAAAAAGAAGGAATCGCATTCGCTGAAGCATTGGCTTTACAAAAGAAAATGTTCGCTCAGTTGGTTCTCTTTTGATCCACTAAACACCGTTCTACAAGAAATCCAATATTGGAAAGATACAATTTCTCTTATTCCAGAGAGAATAAAACGTCGAAAAATGTTCTTATGAAATATTCCTGTGTATCTCTTGCAGGGTGTTGCTATGCAAAGGTTACAAAATGTTTTTTTGCGGTTCCTAGTGGTGGCCGTACCCGTTGGGGTTGTTCTTCTGCCAGTTCCAGGAGTCGCGGCACATGTCCTCGATGCCGTACTGGGCCCTCCAACCGAGTTCCTTGAACGCCTTTTCGGGGTTGCAGTAACAGGTGGCAATGTCTCCTGCACGGCGTGGCTTGATGCTGTAGGGAACCTTCACGTTGTTTACCTTTTCAAAGGCTTTCACAACGTCTAAAACAGAATAGCCATGACCTGTGCCCAAATTGTAGATGGCGAGACCGCACTTGTTTTCGATTGCCTTGAGGGCGCTTACGTGACCCGAGGCGAGGTCGCAAACGTGAATGTAGTCGCGCACGCCGGTTCCATCGGGGGTGTCGTAGTCGTTGCCGAACACGCCCAGTTCTTTACGGATGCCAACGGCAGTTTGCGTGATGTAGGGCATTAAGTTGTTCGGAATTCCGTTGGGGTCTTCGCCGATTTTCCCGCTCGGGTGTGCGCCGATGGGGTTAAAGTAGCGGAGCAAGACCACGTTCCATTCGGGGTCTGCCTTCTGCACGTCAATGAGCACCTGTTCCAGCATGGACTTGGTTTGTCCGTAAGGGTTGGTGATGGCGCCCTTCGGGCAGTTCTCGGTAATAGGAATTTCGGCAGGGTTGCCGTACACGGTTGCCGACGACGAGAAGATGATGTTCTTCACGCCGTTGTTGCGCATGGCGTTGAGCAACACGAAGGTAGCGTTCATGTTGTTTTCGTAGTATTCCAGCGGCTTGGCTACAGATTCGCCGACAGCCTTGAGACCGGCAAAATGAATGCAAGCGTCAAAATGGTTTTCCTTGAAGATCTTGTCCATGGCAGCGGCATCGCGGGCGTCTGCCTTGATAAAGGGAATTTCTTGACCGACGATTTCAGCAACTCGACGCAGAGATTCATCGCAGGAGTTCACCAGGTTGTCGACAGCGACAACGGAGTGGCCTTTTTTGTAAAGTTCAACAATTGTATGCGATGCAATATATCCGGCGCCACCTGTCAACAAGACGTTCATAATAAATCCTTCTTTAATTTGTTCTTTTGGGGCTAAATATAATAATAAAGCAGTCCTATATATGGTTCTAGTTCTGCCAGATGAATTACGGGGTTTTAGGGGCGGAGCCCTTAGGCGAAGGGGTAGCGAGCTACTGCGCAAACGCAGTGCGAGCGAGGGGAAGACTTGCCCCTCCAGTCCATTAGCATTTGGCTATGACTTGGCCGTTGATTTGCGAGGAATGGACTTCCACGTTTTTCCATATAACGCAGTTTTGAATGTTCGCGTTTTTGATGACGCTGTTGTCGCCGATGGTCACGTTGGGGCCGATGGTACTGTTCTCGATGATTACGTTCATGCCGATGTTGCATGGGGGAATCAGCTTGACGTTGTTCATGGACTTGTTGTGGCTGACGACGTGGCAGATGTTGTTGAGCTTGGGCCTGTTCTGCAGTAGCCAGGTGTTGGTCTGAATTAGCGTTTCGGGGAGTCCGCAGTCCAGCCATTCTTTTACGGGGGCGGTGCGGAATTTGCAGCCCTGTTCAATCATCATCTGGAGTGCGTCGGTCAGCTGGAATTCTCCGCGGGTGCGGATGTCGTTGCTGATCAGGTGCTGGAGCGCCTTTTTGAGTTCCTTGACGTCTTTGATGTAGTAGATTCCGACGATAGCCTCGTCGCTTACGAATTCTTGAGGTTTTTCGACTAGGCGTTCGATTTGCCTGCTCGCATTGGTGACGGCTACGCCAAAGCGGCGCGGGTCCTGGACCTTGTAGGTGTAAAGGACGTTCTCGGTGGCGTTCGCGAGGCTCTGGATGTCTGCGTCGAAGAGCGTGTCGCCTAGGATGATGAGCAGCGGTTCGTCGTCATTCACGTAGGGGAGTGCAAGGCTGATGGCTTGCCCCAGGCCTTGCGGGTCGCTTTGGAGTACTGTGCGTGTGTTGCCCCATTCGCGCTTTGCCTTGAGGTATTCGTCCATCTTCTCGGCCTTGTATCCGGTAATGAAGATGGTTTCGGTGGGCTTGAGCGGGAGGGTGTCTTCTACAATCCAGTCAATGATAGTCTTGCCGCCCACGGGCAATAGGCACTTGGGCAGGTTGTTGGTGTAGGGGCGCATGCGCTCGCCCTTGCCGGCGACTGGCAGAATGACTTTCATTTCCTTCTTATCCTCGATAATTTGTCACAAAATGGAGGGGGATGCACAAAGATAATAAAATTGTATGCTTTTGTTTGGCGGGGAGGGGAGTCTGTCCGCTCGATCCAGGTGTATCGCGTGGACGGGAATTCGCCCACCCACCCGCCCTGTTGAGGGCGTATTATGACGCGGATGTGGATGCCTGGGAAATCTGGTGAACTTGCCGCTAGATTGTCTTCCCGGGCTTGACCCGGGATCTCCTTTATTATGCAAAAAAGGAAGATTGGACAAAAAAGTGGCTGTTTGGTAAAACCGAACAACTGGTTTAGTTGCTTTTTGGGGGAAGGAGGCCTTTTCTATGGCGAGGAAATCTTCCCCACCCACCCAACCCTGTTGAGGGGGGTGTATGGCAGGGGTGGGAATGCTAAGGATTGCTGGTGAACCTGTCGACGGATTGTCTTCCCGGGCTTGCCAATAGCCACTTGCAGCTTTGCTGCTTAGAGTACCTTGGCATAATACTAACCGAACAAAGTTCGGAGTATTATGAAGCCAAGTTACATCGGTGGCTGTGTTGTCATAATAAATTGGTAGCGGCACTAAAGTGCCGAGCCACACAGAGGATATGGTCCTCGGAACGGGGAAGCCGGGATCTCCTTTGATGAGTGGAAAAATGTAAAATTATTCCAAAATGGAATAATTTCATTGAAATTTGAATAAAAATTATATATATTATTCCAAAATGAAATAAATCCATTTTTACTAAAGGACTGAAAATGAAATAATAGGAGTCGTTATGCCGCAAGCAGTGCAACCGTGGGAATACGGAACAAGCCAAAAGAACGCTCCCGTTTGTTCATAACGAACAAAAAGGTTTGCTTGCTATAGATCAACGGCCTCCAAAAGGAGGTGTACAACTTAGGTTGTACATTTATCCGCAGGAACAAGTCCGGATAATCCACCTGACGTCTATTGGCGATAAACAATCGCAACAAAAGGACATTAAGGCTGGACATCAGTTTATCCAAACGCTATGAAGCGACATGCAACCCACCCCTCAGGAGATCAACATGGACCAGAGAATATCGACCATATCAGATTTAATGAACGAAATGGGAGTTGAAAAAGAGACTGTAAAACAAGTAACGGAAAACATCAAGAACTACAGCATTAGTCAAAACCTGACAATCCTCCGAGCCAAGGCGAATCTTTCTCAATCCGAAATGGCAAAGAAAATGAAGACATCCCAGTCTTTCATTTCTAAGCTGGAAAGTGCAAGCAACGATCAAATTAAAGTTGATGATATGTGCACGTTCTTGGCTACACTTGGCTACGAAACGACCATTACTATTTCTAAACCGCAAAATATCGCACAAAAAATCAAGGCGAGTTACTGTCAGTTAGTCGATTTGGTGAAAGAACTGCAAAAGTACGCCGTCAACGATGACGCTATCCTTGAAGGCATTGCCAGTTTTGAAATTGAAGCGACGCAAAATATGCTGAATTTGGCATCGATGCTTATTGAAAGTTCTTCTGCAAAACTTGACAAAATTCACCCGCGTCAGGAACCTCAGATTATTCTACAGAACGAGAATGTGAATAAACCCAAAAAGGTTCTTGCTTCGGTATAATATCAAAAAGAGTGACGTGTTAAAAAAAGATGCTCGTAACGAGCATCTTTTTTATATCAAAGATTATTTCTTTATGCTTTTTGCGTTAGGGATCGAAGCCCGAAGGGCCGGGAGGGCCGCTGGTGTCCCGCGCTCGGCACTCTAGGCGGAAAAATTGCGGCCCCGGAACGTGTCCGGGTAAAATCCATGCCGCAATTTTATGCCGCGAGAGCCCGCCCCTGTGCAGCAGGGAACGCCTTTTATATGTTTTTGACTCCTTTTTCTGCCCGAAAATGAAATCCGGCTTGTTTTTAACGACTACATAATCTATATTCAAATTATGGCCGACAAGTACAAAATACCTTACGTGAACATGTGCATCCGTCTTTTTGCGCGGCGTTTCCAAATGACGCTTCAGGGGGCGGCTGATTACCTGTGCAAGTTTAAGGGAATTCGGTTTCTAGATGACTGCTATCCTTCGGAACATCTTCTGCCTGTGGAAGATGCCTTGGACGACCTTGTCGCCGTCTGCAAAAATAACGGTGGGTCCATTGGATGATTCTGTATCATGGGACCAATTCTGACTTTTCCCAAATTAATCTGGGGAAGGGCCCATTGCAGATGACGGAGTTGCCTATTTGTTGAATTTGTACGAAGAAGGCCTGCGGACTTTGGAAGAACTAGCAAAGGAACTTGAATACAAGGACCTGAACAATCAGTTCTGCTTTTTGACGGATCGTGCAATTTCTCTTTTGCATCGGGTAAAATAATGACGGCAGCTCAAAGCGAATCTCTCGTATCAAAAATTGTCGAGAAAAACGTTCAGCTTTTGATGAACGAGTTCTCCTTGGATTTGGAGTCCGCTTTTGCCTTCATATACAAGACGAAGGTGTTCGAGTCATTGAACGCGCCTGACACGGGATTGCGTGCCCGTAGCGCCGATTATATTTACGAACTTGTGCGCGAAGAATTTTTAGCTAAACGGTAGTTTTTGCGTTAGGTCTCCAGCCACTCGCGACTATGCCGCTTAGTGGCTATGGTTCCCTTTAGGGGAGATCGAAGCCCGTAGGGCCGGGAGGGCCGCTGGTGTCCCGCGCTCGGCCCTCTAGGCGGGTGAAAAGGGAATGTGCAGCTGGAAGCGCTCGTTTTTTTTTACAAACCTTGCAATCAATAGATTGCACAATTTTCGATTTTAGTGTCTAGATTTGTTTTTTGAAAAATGTATATTGGGGGCAATTATGGCTTTACCTATTAGCAACATACCGATCTTGACGGGCGCGGCTGCGGAGTCCTTCGTGGAAAATGCGGAGATTGCCGAGCAGAACCGTGGCTCTATCGACTTTTCCCGGCAGATTGCCGAGTGGAAAGGTTTTGAAACGCGCAATGCGGAACGTATCGCTAAGCTGAGGGCCGAAGGCAAATGGCCTTTCTAACTTAGGCAGGCAACTTCCGTGGGAAAAGCGCGACCTGATTTATCCTGCCGTACTTATTGGTCGTCTTGGGGTGAACAATTCCTTCAAGAACAGGCGTGTCGGCAGCGTTGCATACGCGTATGATGTATTTCGACCTGATGCTGCTTTCGAATTAGGATGGGGTGCCTCGGGTGTTGACTCCTGTGGTTTGTAATTCTATATTTAGGCTATGGCACTTGAAATCAGACCTATACCGACCTTGAAGGGGCAAGAAGCCCTTGCGTTCGCCCTGGCGGCCGAACGCGCTACAAAGGTGCGCGGAAAGCAGGACTTTCCCGAGCGAATTCGGAAGGCTGATTTGATTTTGAAAGAGGCCGGATTCATTTGATTTGAATTTCGATTTGGTAGCGGAGGACTGTCATGCGGATTATTTCATCGGAATTTAGGCAAATGCTGAAAAAGAGCGACGTGTTCGCCCTGTTTTCGCGTT encodes the following:
- a CDS encoding sugar phosphate nucleotidyltransferase, with translation MKVILPVAGKGERMRPYTNNLPKCLLPVGGKTIIDWIVEDTLPLKPTETIFITGYKAEKMDEYLKAKREWGNTRTVLQSDPQGLGQAISLALPYVNDDEPLLIILGDTLFDADIQSLANATENVLYTYKVQDPRRFGVAVTNASRQIERLVEKPQEFVSDEAIVGIYYIKDVKELKKALQHLISNDIRTRGEFQLTDALQMMIEQGCKFRTAPVKEWLDCGLPETLIQTNTWLLQNRPKLNNICHVVSHNKSMNNVKLIPPCNIGMNVIIENSTIGPNVTIGDNSVIKNANIQNCVIWKNVEVHSSQINGQVIAKC
- the galE gene encoding UDP-glucose 4-epimerase GalE, producing the protein MNVLLTGGAGYIASHTIVELYKKGHSVVAVDNLVNSCDESLRRVAEIVGQEIPFIKADARDAAAMDKIFKENHFDACIHFAGLKAVGESVAKPLEYYENNMNATFVLLNAMRNNGVKNIIFSSSATVYGNPAEIPITENCPKGAITNPYGQTKSMLEQVLIDVQKADPEWNVVLLRYFNPIGAHPSGKIGEDPNGIPNNLMPYITQTAVGIRKELGVFGNDYDTPDGTGVRDYIHVCDLASGHVSALKAIENKCGLAIYNLGTGHGYSVLDVVKAFEKVNNVKVPYSIKPRRAGDIATCYCNPEKAFKELGWRAQYGIEDMCRDSWNWQKNNPNGYGHH
- a CDS encoding DUF3791 domain-containing protein — its product is MADKYKIPYVNMCIRLFARRFQMTLQGAADYLCKFKGIRFLDDCYPSEHLLPVEDALDDLVAVCKNNGGSIG
- a CDS encoding nucleotidyltransferase family protein, with amino-acid sequence MKESLDVVFCHLLRFALGVSQVFPYKPTEEEWQKLFKMAKQQTVQGVFFNAISRLPVEQRPPRRLTMHLSFITEAIRGKNRQMNQESARYTQLFDGQGVQCIVLKGQANARLYPDPLSRQAGDIDIWVPGGYDKVEHLLLDMGLISGRKDSYKESRHISFRNENDIEIEIHHRPTESLFRNKELQEVLFTELKNSTLVPEGFYSPSIRFALIMQLQHLYYHCVNEGVGFRHFMDYFILLTHSSDDDRKFVWGKIRQFGLTRACAGIMWVLEKTFGLSREMMLCAPDEKRGLRLYKNTIIGGNFGRNNPQKKKESHSLKHWLYKRKCSLSWFSFDPLNTVLQEIQYWKDTISLIPERIKRRKMFL
- a CDS encoding UDP-N-acetyl glucosamine 2-epimerase, translating into MEFKTDYSDVKFANNGKLKLLIIVGTRPEIIRLAAVIDKCRKYFDCILAHTGQNYDYNLNGVFFKDLSLKDPEVYMDAVGDDLGATVGNIINCSYKLMVACKPDAMLILGDTNSCLSAIPAKRLHIPIFHMEAGNRCKDECLPEETNRRIVDIISDVNMAYSEHARRYLADCGLPKERTYVTGSPMAEVLHKNLASIEASDIHARLGLTKGKYILLSAHREENIDTEKNFNSLFTAINKMAEKYDMPILYSCHPRSRNRLAASGFKLDKRVIQHEPLGFHDYNCLQMNAFAVVSDSGTLPEESSFFTSVGHPFPAVCIRTSTERPEAIDKACFFIAGIDEKSLLQAVDTAVTMNANGDYGIPVPDYVEENASTKVVKIIQSYTGIVDKMVWRKY
- a CDS encoding capsular polysaccharide biosynthesis protein CapF, translating into MNILVTGAKGFVGRNLVAALECIRDGKDRTHAGLVVNEIYGYDIDSTPKQLDEYCAKADFVFNLAGVNRPKDNSEFMAGNFGFASTLLDTLKKHNNKCPVMLSSSIQATLAGRFGNSEYGRSKKAGEELFFEYGKENGVRVLVYRFPNLFGKWCRPNYNSAVATFCNNIANDLPIQVNDPNVDMELLYIDDLVAEMIAALQGGEHHAEFDGVETILKDDGRYCAVPTVHKIKLGEIVDLLNVFHNQPNTLVMPEIPNNSFAKKLYSTYLSYLPKEKVCFPLKMNVDARGSFTELLKTVNCGQFSVNVSKPGITKGEHWHHTKWEFFIVVSGRALIQERKIGTDELIEFEVSGEKIEAVHMLPGYTHNIINLSDTENLVTVMWANESFDPNHPDTFGEKVAL
- a CDS encoding helix-turn-helix transcriptional regulator; this encodes MDQRISTISDLMNEMGVEKETVKQVTENIKNYSISQNLTILRAKANLSQSEMAKKMKTSQSFISKLESASNDQIKVDDMCTFLATLGYETTITISKPQNIAQKIKASYCQLVDLVKELQKYAVNDDAILEGIASFEIEATQNMLNLASMLIESSSAKLDKIHPRQEPQIILQNENVNKPKKVLASV